From one Rhizobium lentis genomic stretch:
- a CDS encoding acid phosphatase translates to MSVSKLCRLGTALVSFLSVVPSLAAAEQATTAKAPYAETGNTNKRGDACFSTVDTNAAVHLLSGFLEVWTPRTPFVDAGVEAPAKDSCPAVAKTDWDGIPFSKTDGQIVNKLVHDANIGYVIKVTKARTAEQAVAAYLDDRRGKNASIVDGLGPLKDAWKAGSKQTTTITEVAADATTVKYDDKGNNRGAGSKPDTENKTDANPDMGLAIDFINAASGDGSTEPAKRYFKYARPYRWSQDVSVVPTLEPAKSSKPVEDGGFPSGHTAEAWRDALAMAYLVPQRFQEMITRASELGEDRILGGMHSPLDVMGGRMLGTATVVYNLNKADNAALKSDGYAQAQAWLIAKSGVADAGALEVAAHAARLSADRFADHDANRAYVLQRLSYGMPTIHAIDQPARVPQGAEVLLETRLPYLDGEQRREVLMTTEIASGYPLLDDAEGYGRLNLFAAADGYGAFEQDVIVTMDAAKGGFNAIDTWRNDIRGKGKLVKRGSGILGLSGANSYAGGTVLEEGVLVTRSPSALGAGGLMVNGGSLVVAADKPLTVGGDYQQLASATAKPTLAADGAGTLVVAGKAMLAGDLDVTLAHGFAPAPGTKIEILKAAAVTGTFGKFTISGHTATLSYGPTSVTLTIGG, encoded by the coding sequence ATGTCCGTTTCAAAACTTTGCCGCCTGGGCACCGCTCTCGTCAGCTTTCTTTCGGTCGTGCCTTCGCTTGCCGCCGCAGAGCAGGCCACGACCGCGAAAGCGCCCTATGCCGAGACCGGAAATACCAACAAGCGCGGTGACGCCTGCTTCTCGACGGTCGACACCAACGCCGCCGTCCATCTTCTCTCCGGCTTTCTCGAAGTATGGACACCGCGAACGCCCTTCGTCGATGCCGGCGTAGAAGCTCCGGCCAAGGACAGTTGCCCCGCTGTCGCCAAGACGGATTGGGATGGCATCCCTTTCAGCAAGACCGACGGCCAAATCGTCAACAAGCTCGTTCATGATGCGAATATCGGCTATGTTATCAAAGTGACGAAGGCGCGGACGGCCGAGCAGGCGGTCGCTGCCTATCTCGACGACCGGCGCGGCAAGAATGCCAGCATCGTCGACGGCCTCGGTCCGCTGAAGGATGCCTGGAAGGCCGGTTCCAAGCAGACCACCACCATCACCGAAGTCGCGGCCGATGCGACGACCGTCAAATATGACGACAAGGGCAACAATCGCGGCGCCGGCAGCAAACCGGACACGGAAAACAAGACCGATGCCAATCCGGACATGGGCCTTGCCATCGACTTCATCAACGCCGCAAGCGGTGACGGCTCGACGGAGCCCGCCAAGCGCTATTTCAAATATGCGCGTCCCTATCGCTGGAGCCAGGACGTCTCTGTCGTCCCGACCCTCGAGCCTGCCAAGAGCAGCAAGCCGGTCGAGGACGGCGGTTTCCCGAGCGGCCATACGGCGGAAGCCTGGCGAGATGCGCTCGCGATGGCCTATCTCGTGCCGCAGCGCTTTCAGGAAATGATCACGCGGGCCAGCGAACTCGGCGAAGACCGCATCCTCGGCGGCATGCATTCGCCCCTTGATGTGATGGGCGGCCGCATGCTCGGCACCGCTACCGTTGTCTATAATCTGAACAAGGCCGACAATGCAGCGTTGAAGAGCGATGGCTACGCCCAGGCGCAGGCATGGCTGATCGCCAAGTCGGGCGTTGCGGATGCGGGTGCGCTCGAAGTCGCGGCCCATGCGGCGCGGCTCTCCGCAGACCGTTTCGCCGATCATGACGCCAATCGTGCCTATGTGCTGCAGCGCCTGAGCTACGGCATGCCCACGATCCATGCAATCGATCAGCCGGCTCGGGTGCCCCAGGGCGCAGAAGTGCTTCTAGAGACCCGTTTGCCCTATCTCGACGGCGAACAGCGCCGCGAGGTGCTAATGACGACGGAAATCGCCTCGGGTTATCCGCTGCTCGACGACGCGGAAGGTTACGGCCGCCTCAACCTGTTTGCCGCAGCCGACGGCTACGGTGCATTCGAGCAGGATGTGATCGTGACGATGGATGCGGCCAAGGGTGGCTTTAATGCGATCGATACCTGGCGCAATGACATCCGCGGCAAGGGCAAGCTGGTGAAGCGCGGCAGCGGCATCCTTGGCCTTTCCGGCGCCAACAGCTATGCTGGCGGCACCGTGCTGGAAGAGGGCGTGCTGGTCACCCGCTCGCCTTCGGCTCTCGGCGCCGGCGGGCTGATGGTCAATGGCGGGTCGCTCGTCGTGGCGGCCGACAAGCCTTTGACCGTCGGCGGCGACTATCAGCAACTCGCTAGCGCCACGGCGAAGCCGACGCTCGCTGCTGACGGGGCAGGCACGCTCGTCGTTGCAGGCAAGGCGATGCTTGCCGGCGATCTCGACGTGACGCTCGCCCATGGCTTCGCGCCGGCGCCTGGAACGAAAATCGAGATCCTGAAGGCTGCTGCCGTGACCGGCACTTTCGGCAAGTTCACCATCTCCGGCCACACGGCGACCCTCTCCTACGGCCCGACCTCGGTCACCCTGACAATTGGCGGCTAA